Genomic DNA from Papio anubis isolate 15944 unplaced genomic scaffold, Panubis1.0 scaffold2395, whole genome shotgun sequence:
gcctgtagtcccagctgctcgggaggctgaggcaggagaatggcgtaaacccgggacgcggagcttgcagtgagctgagatccggccactgcactccagcctgggcgacagagcaagactccgtctcaaaaagaaaaaaaaaaaaagacccttcaTTCTGGTGAATATTTCATGAGGAATGGAAAGAACACACTACTGCGTTTATTCTATGCTCAGGCCTCCTGAATACATCCTTCCTTTGGCAGGTACACCTTGACTCTCCCTGGTGACAGCCCCTGTGCTCGAGTTGGCCACAGCTGTTCGTATTTACCCCCAGTTGGTAATGCCAAGAGAGGGAAGGTCTTCATCGTTGGTGGAGCAAATCCAAACAGGAGCTTCTCAGATGTGCACGCCATGGATCTGGGTAAGACCAGAGCTGCGGAGTACGTGCCCTCTGGCCAGAGAACAGGGCTGTGTGCTGCTAGCCATTAGCAGGGCATTCCTAAA
This window encodes:
- the LOC116272874 gene encoding rab9 effector protein with kelch motifs-like; the protein is MKQLPVLEPGDKPRKATWYTLTLPGDSPCARVGHSCSYLPPVGNAKRGKVFIVGGANPNRSFSDVHAMDLGKTRAAEYVPSGQRTGLCAASH